aattattCTCGAATATCATATGCTCTTCTAGCAGCACGATTTTCAACCAAAGTACCTACTTGCTCTATTAGTGGCTAGGTTCTGTTGAGAGCAGTTGGGTGTGGGCACGAAATTCAAAGGTATTCCCTCTCTATCACTAACAATGTTATTTATGAAGCAAACATATGCATTTAATGATGGAATCAGCTCGTTCGGGCTCAACTTCGATGGCTTTAGTTAACAGTCTCCACTTGCTGGCCATTATGCCAAATGCACATTCAACGACCTGTCTAGCCAATGATAAACGCCCATTGTAAATATCTTCTTCATTTCCTGCTTTCTTCCGAGGGTAGGGGCGCATTAGGAATGTTTTTAAAGGGTAGGCCTCGTCTCCTATCATTACATGAGGTAAAAACAGTTCAGTACCAGGCAATTGCCGCTCAGACGCAACATTGAGTGAACCATTTTGTaactttcttgacaaatttGAATTCGAAAATATTCCACCGTCTTCTATTGCTATAAATCTATAGTCTGGACCAACAACAGCTTGCAgaacaatagaaaaaaattgcttATAATTATAGTGTAAGCTGCCTGAGTGTGAAGGTGCTTTAATACGAATATGTTTCCCATCGATGCGATGGAACCTATACAATTTGGGAACTTCCATCGCCTCCAAAATCCTTCTGTAATGCTGATGGTCTCTTCATTTGTTTTCAGTTTTCCCCAAATTGCCTTGCTTTGAAAGATGATCCTGTGGCCAaatatctgaaacaattttttttttagttgaagAACTGAAGAAGAAATGGAGAGGTCTAAGAGATATATTCAGAAgggaatacaaaaaaactacCACGCATAGGTCTGGTGACTCAGGAGAAGAGTACATCCCTAAATGGcctttttataaaatactgTTTTTTCTCAAAGATACAATAACTTCAAGAGACTTGAAATGTAGCGTTCCTGATGAATCAGAGTCCGACCTTGTGCGTGATTGTCCCACAGAAGATGATAGTGAATCCAATCACCATCAACCATCACAAGTTAGGTCACCATCACCACAAACCCAAATGCCCCCAATCTCTCGACGTGTTTTCAAGTCACCGTCAAAGAAGGTAGCCAAAGGGCCGAAGCACCCATCTAATTTCGACGAGAAACTCCTCCAAATCGAGGAAGAAAAGCTAAAACTTTTCAAAGAGAATGTGGGGCATAGCGAAATGCAGTTTTTGATGAGTCTGCATCCTTTCCTGAAACAAATGCCCCCTGCTCGTCAGCTGGCAGTGCGAGCCAATATAATGCACGCTTTGATAAATGATGGGGCCACTTCGCAATATTCACCGAGGCAATCCTTCCAGTCATCGGGTGATGATGAATGGCGAAGTGAAAGTTCATCCTCACTAGGTCCAACGTACACGGTCCTACAAAACACATCTCCAACCCCTACACCATCTAATCAGCAGGGACTTAatgcatttttaaagattttgatCCTGTACTTGTTCATCCCCTAAACAATGAAGATGTTCACTAAATTTGTAGGTGTGGTAATAGAATGTAATTTAGTTAATGTTATTTCCAGGTTCatcgtaaaattatttaaaaattaagaaatctCATAGACgatgaaaaaatatatttaaaatttttattttcggtgCTACACGTGTTTCGATCGAACTATGCGATCTTCATCTGGCACGACTAGAGACAAAgtaaaaataagtttcattatCATATCAgctaattacaaaaaacaaataaattaaaatcaaatttaccGTCAAGAGTTGTTGATTGAAGAACAAATCATCAGGTTGAAATATTTGACAGTAAAATTTGTACggttaaaactaaaaacgtcaaaacaaATGGCTTAATATTAGCAAGTAAAACAGGTTAATACTCTGGAAAAGACAACTTACTTAGCGtcaaactaaataaaactatcactaaaactat
This region of Onthophagus taurus isolate NC chromosome 3, IU_Otau_3.0, whole genome shotgun sequence genomic DNA includes:
- the LOC111422607 gene encoding uncharacterized protein — encoded protein: MVTEKLILLIQERECLWNQKDDNYHSRDDQRRSWNEVAEESKMKVEELKKKWRGLRDIFRREYKKTTTHRSGDSGEEYIPKWPFYKILFFLKDTITSRDLKCSVPDESESDLVRDCPTEDDSESNHHQPSQVRSPSPQTQMPPISRRVFKSPSKKVAKGPKHPSNFDEKLLQIEEEKLKLFKENVGHSEMQFLMSLHPFLKQMPPARQLAVRANIMHALINDGATSQYSPRQSFQSSGDDEWRSESSSSLGPTYTVLQNTSPTPTPSNQQGLNAFLKILILYLFIP